A genomic window from Vitis riparia cultivar Riparia Gloire de Montpellier isolate 1030 chromosome 18, EGFV_Vit.rip_1.0, whole genome shotgun sequence includes:
- the LOC117907842 gene encoding pheophytinase, chloroplastic, translating into MRARMRAVAVTAPHALFSLPSTPSASASSSSTAINFDSVSRFRRLGLFRFRARVRHRKPILNAASSAGAVEVGFREIQEKCSKWQWKGHTISYLVVHPPQARSSDPPVLLVHGFGASIAHWRRNIMILAESQTVYAIDLLGFGASDKPSGFAYTMEIWAQLILDFLDEIVRKPTVLIGNSVGSLACVIAASESTNALVRGLVLLNCAGGMNNKAVVDDWRIKLLLPLLWLFDFLLKQRGIASSIFERVKQRDNLRNILLSVYGNKESVDEDLLQIIKEPADDEGALDAFVSIVTGPPGPNPVQLMPRLSLPILVLWGNQDPFTPLDGPVGKYFASLPSQQPNISLFILEGVGHCPHDDRPDLVHEKLIPWLASLPTS; encoded by the exons ATGCGAGCGAGGATGAGAGCTGTGGCAGTAACGGCTCCTCATGCCCTGTTCTCGTTACCATCGACGCCATCAGCCAGCGCTAGCAGCAGTAGCACTGCCATTAATTTTGATTCAGTTTCACGTTTCCGGCGCCTGGGGTTGTTCAGATTCAGAGCAAGAGTCCGTCACCGTAAGCCAATTCTGAATGCCGCGTCTTCGGCGGGAGCGGTGGAGGTGGGGTTCAGGGAGATTCAGGAGAAGTGCAGCAAATGGCAGTGGAAGGGCCATACCATTAGTTATCTTGTTGTTCATCCTCCACAAGCTCGCTCAAGTGATCCCCCTGTTCTTCTTGTTCACGGCTTCGGCGCCTCCATTGCTCACTGGCGCAG GAATATTATGATACTGGCTGAAAGTCAGACTGTTTATGCCATTGACCTTCTTGGTTTTGGTGCATCTGATAAGCCATCAGGCTTTGCATATACAATGGAAATATGGGCTCAG TTAATATTGGATTTCTTGGATGAAATTGTTCGTAAACCAACTGTGCTGATAGGGAACTCTGTTGGGAGTCTTGCTTGTGTCATTGCTGCCTCAG AATCTACTAATGCCTTGGTTCGAGGGCTTGTACTATTAAACTGTGCTGGTGGCATGAACAACAAGGCAGTTGTTGATGATTGGAGAATCAAGTTGTTGTTACCCCTGCTCTGGTTGTTTGATTTCTTATTGAAGCAACGAGGAATTGCTTCATCAATCTTTGAGCGTGTCAAACAAAG AGATAATCTGAGGAACATCTTATTATCAGTTTATGGGAATAAGGAATCAGTGGATGAAGATCTGCTACAG ATCATTAAGGAACCGGCGGATGATGAAGGGGCACTGGATGCTTTTGTTTCCATTGTCACAGGCCCACCAGGGCCCAACCCAGTGCAGTTAATGCCAAGACTCTCCTTGCCTATTCTAGTCTTATGGGGCAACCAAGACCCATTCACCCCTCTTGATGGCCCTGTAGGTAAATACTTCGCTTCCCTGCCTTCTCAGCAACCCAATATAAGCCTCTTTATATTGGAGGGAGTAGGACATTGTCCCCATGATGACAGACCTGATTTAGTCCATGAAAAGTTGATTCCTTGGTTGGCTTCTCTTCCTACTTCATGA
- the LOC117907974 gene encoding ycf3-interacting protein 1, chloroplastic isoform X2, with amino-acid sequence MMMMAMGSLQLLQFHPLASSSSSSLPPLLRHHHPPSTTVSRLLLHYHSPPIRRRTTTTARGPVFVGKEETELRVSSDQQEDPSPEDLEYVSQIQRVLELLRKNRDMIFSEVKLTIMIEDQREVERRRLLGIEDPDAPTREDLVEALEEVEAPKKKVSKSLYAKATDTGVDPREAAKRLNMDWDSAAEIEDPDVSDETEVPPAVGYGALYLVTAFPVIIGISVVLILFYNSLQ; translated from the exons ATGATGATGATGGCAATGGGTTCGTTGCAACTCCTCCAATTCCACCCACTTGCAtcgtcctcttcttcttctcttccccCCCTCCTCCGCCACCACCATCCGCCGTCGACCACCGTTTCTCGCCTGCTCCTCCATTACCACAGCCCTCCCATCAGGAGGAGGACGACGACGACTGCGCGGGGACCCGTGTTCGTGGGCAAGGAAGAAACTGAACTGCGTGTTTCATCCGACCAACAAGAAGACCCAAGCCCCGAGGACCTCGAATACGTTAGCCAGATTCAAAGA GTTTTGGAGCTTCTTAGGAAAAACAGAGATATGATTTTCAGCGAG gtgAAACTGACGATAATGATTGAGGACCAGAGAGAAGTTGAGCGTAGGAGACTGCTTGGCATTGAAGATCCTGATGCTCCAACAAGAGAAGACTTAGTTGAGGCTCTAGAAGAA GTTGAAGCACCAAAGAAAAAGGTTAGCAAATCTCTATATGCAAAAGCAACAGACACTGGAGTTGACCCCCGAGAGGCTGCTAAAAGACTTAATATGGATTGGGATTCGGCTGCTGAGATTGAGGATCCTGATGTCAGTGATGAGACAGAAGTTCCTCCAGCTGTG GGATATGGAGCACTGTACTTAGTCACTGCTTTTCCGGTGATCATCGGTATATCTGTAGTATTGATCCTCTTCTACAATTCTCTGCAATAG
- the LOC117907974 gene encoding ycf3-interacting protein 1, chloroplastic isoform X1, producing MMMMAMGSLQLLQFHPLASSSSSSLPPLLRHHHPPSTTVSRLLLHYHSPPIRRRTTTTARGPVFVGKEETELRVSSDQQEDPSPEDLEYVSQIQRVLELLRKNRDMIFSEVKLTIMIEDQREVERRRLLGIEDPDAPTREDLVEALEEVNEGKVPENRIALRMLAEEMTQWPNLEVEAPKKKVSKSLYAKATDTGVDPREAAKRLNMDWDSAAEIEDPDVSDETEVPPAVGYGALYLVTAFPVIIGISVVLILFYNSLQ from the exons ATGATGATGATGGCAATGGGTTCGTTGCAACTCCTCCAATTCCACCCACTTGCAtcgtcctcttcttcttctcttccccCCCTCCTCCGCCACCACCATCCGCCGTCGACCACCGTTTCTCGCCTGCTCCTCCATTACCACAGCCCTCCCATCAGGAGGAGGACGACGACGACTGCGCGGGGACCCGTGTTCGTGGGCAAGGAAGAAACTGAACTGCGTGTTTCATCCGACCAACAAGAAGACCCAAGCCCCGAGGACCTCGAATACGTTAGCCAGATTCAAAGA GTTTTGGAGCTTCTTAGGAAAAACAGAGATATGATTTTCAGCGAG gtgAAACTGACGATAATGATTGAGGACCAGAGAGAAGTTGAGCGTAGGAGACTGCTTGGCATTGAAGATCCTGATGCTCCAACAAGAGAAGACTTAGTTGAGGCTCTAGAAGAA GTAAATGAAGGAAAAGTCCCAGAAAATCGAATTGCTCTTCGGATGCTGGCTGAGGAAATGACCCAATGGCCTAATTTAGAG GTTGAAGCACCAAAGAAAAAGGTTAGCAAATCTCTATATGCAAAAGCAACAGACACTGGAGTTGACCCCCGAGAGGCTGCTAAAAGACTTAATATGGATTGGGATTCGGCTGCTGAGATTGAGGATCCTGATGTCAGTGATGAGACAGAAGTTCCTCCAGCTGTG GGATATGGAGCACTGTACTTAGTCACTGCTTTTCCGGTGATCATCGGTATATCTGTAGTATTGATCCTCTTCTACAATTCTCTGCAATAG
- the LOC117907843 gene encoding probable purine permease 4 gives MMNHSSSQSQLQQQQQQQEHKMSPTSKHYMVLLLITYFSLFVGSVSSTLLSKFYFIHKGSSIWVSTWVQSVGFPLLLLLIYLPHHLFKCTRRRPFTSFTPKLLLLSVFIGLMLGLNNFLFSWGTSYLPVSTASLLLSSQLAFNLILSIIIVKQKITFSNFNCVILLTLSSILLALSSNHDRPKDLTHAKYFIGFFSTIGAGLLFALYLPVMEMIYKKVYCYEMVIEMQLVMEMAATALATIGMAADHGFSEMKKESEMVFDLGPKAYWLTLVFNMVTWQFAFMGTAGLVFLTTSLTGGICMTALMAANVLGGVLAYGDKLGGGKVVSTLLCVWGFCSYVYGMYVKMKEEEKNNNQSVQLPEQQMV, from the coding sequence ATGATGAATCATTCATCATCCCAATCCCAattgcagcagcagcagcagcagcaagaACACAAGATGAGTCCTACTAGCAAGCATTACATGGTTCTTCTGTTGATCACCTATTTTTCGCTCTTTGTGGGCAGTGTGTCTTCAACCCTGCTTTCAAAGTTCTATTTCATCCATAAAGGTTCGAGCATATGGGTGTCAACATGGGTTCAATCTGTTGGATTtcctctcctcctcctcctcattTACCTGCCCCACCATCTCTTCAAATGCACACGGAGGCGACCCTTCACAAGTTTCACTCCGAAGCTCCTCCTCTTATCAGTTTTCATAGGACTCATGTTAGGCCTGAACAACTTTCTCTTCTCCTGGGGAACCTCCTACCTACCTGTATCAACTGCATCTCTCCTTCTATCATCCCAACTGGCCTTCAATCTCATACTCTCTATCATCATCGTGAAGCAAAAGATCACATTTTCTAACTTCAACTGCGTGATTCTTCTCACCCTCAGCTCCATCCTCCTGGCCTTGAGTTCCAACCATGACAGACCAAAAGACTTGACCCATGCCAAGTACTTCATAGGCTTCTTCTCCACCATAGGAGCAGGCCTGCTCTTTGCTCTCTATCTCCCAGTGATGGAGATGATCTACAAGAAAGTTTACTGCTACGAGATGGTGATTGAAATGCAGCTGGTGATGGAGATGGCAGCAACGGCCTTGGCCACCATTGGAATGGCAGCCGACCATGGGTTTTCAGAGATGAAGAAGGAGAGTGAAATGGTGTTTGATCTGGGTCCAAAGGCATACTGGTTGACACTGGTATTCAACATGGTGACTTGGCAGTTTGCCTTCATGGGAACCGCAGGGCTGGTGTTCTTGACAACTTCTCTGACCGGAGGAATCTGCATGACTGCCTTGATGGCCGCGAACGTGCTGGGAGGTGTCTTGGCGTATGGAGATAAGCTTGGAGGAGGGAAGGTGGTCTCCACCTTGCTCTGCGTCTGGGGCTTTTGCTCCTATGTCTATGGCATGTATGTTAAGatgaaagaagaagagaaaaacaaCAATCAATCAGTACAACTGCCTGAGCAGCAAATGGTTTGA